The Bacteroidota bacterium genome contains a region encoding:
- a CDS encoding MFS transporter — protein MKNKKQIFYWSLFDFANSTYAVIVLAFVFAIYFTSTIAEGKPIGDFYWSLGINIAMIISAVLNPVCGALADYSNSKKKFLLFFTILAVVPTALMYFTGPGTIVFALVLLIFSNIGFQTGLTFYDAFIKEITEEKYYNKVSGIGYAVGYAGSLLSVALVFPLKDNPNLLFLVCAIMFFVFSLPLFLFLKEKRPVREEKEINYFTYGFSKTKAALIEVGRYSNLKYFLISYFFFIDAVNTIIFFSGIYAKKTLEFTVTELAIFFLLVQITALLGSLLFGFIGDKIGIKKSLVFTIVMWILITGAVFVTDDKNSFFIIGAFAGTFLGATQSLSRTMMAKLTPDNLKTTFFGLYALLEKSSTLLGPLTFGLVSWLSGSQKMAVLSVGFFFLLGMLLIRKVKVENKIVTI, from the coding sequence ATGAAAAATAAAAAACAGATTTTCTACTGGTCGCTATTTGATTTTGCAAATTCGACTTATGCGGTTATTGTTCTTGCATTCGTGTTTGCAATTTATTTTACCAGTACTATTGCAGAAGGAAAGCCCATTGGCGATTTCTACTGGTCGCTGGGAATAAATATTGCGATGATAATTTCTGCAGTGCTGAATCCTGTATGCGGCGCGCTGGCAGATTACTCAAACAGCAAAAAAAAGTTTTTATTGTTTTTCACTATCCTTGCAGTTGTTCCGACTGCTTTAATGTACTTCACAGGTCCGGGCACAATTGTTTTCGCATTGGTGCTTCTGATTTTCTCAAATATAGGATTTCAAACAGGACTTACATTTTATGATGCCTTCATAAAAGAAATAACAGAAGAAAAGTATTACAACAAAGTTTCGGGCATAGGATATGCAGTAGGATATGCAGGGTCGCTGCTTTCAGTTGCATTGGTTTTTCCTCTGAAAGATAATCCGAATTTGTTATTCCTTGTCTGCGCGATAATGTTTTTTGTTTTTTCGCTCCCGTTATTTTTATTTCTGAAAGAAAAAAGACCTGTAAGAGAAGAGAAAGAAATAAATTATTTTACCTACGGCTTTTCAAAAACAAAAGCTGCGCTTATTGAAGTCGGAAGATACAGTAACCTGAAATATTTTTTAATTTCGTATTTCTTTTTCATTGATGCAGTAAACACAATAATATTTTTCTCGGGTATTTATGCAAAGAAAACACTGGAGTTCACTGTTACTGAGCTCGCAATATTTTTTCTTTTAGTTCAAATAACTGCGCTGCTGGGCTCGTTGCTGTTTGGTTTTATCGGAGATAAAATCGGAATAAAAAAATCATTAGTATTTACTATTGTAATGTGGATACTTATCACAGGGGCTGTATTTGTAACTGATGACAAAAATTCATTTTTTATAATCGGTGCCTTTGCAGGAACATTTCTTGGAGCAACACAAAGCCTTTCACGAACTATGATGGCAAAGCTGACACCGGATAATTTAAAGACAACTTTCTTCGGGCTTTATGCATTACTGGAGAAGTCTTCAACCCTGCTCGGACCTTTAACATTCGGGCTGGTATCATGGCTTTCAGGCTCGCAAAAAATGGCAGTTCTTTCAGTTGGATTTTTTTTCCTTCTCGGAATGTTACTGATAAGGAAGGTTAAAGTAGAAAATAAAATTGTAACAATTTAA
- a CDS encoding DUF1569 domain-containing protein — MKNLFDDGPRQEIIERINKLTPESKQLWGKMSVSQMLAHNVIPMELALQNPKPARQFMGKIFGGMVKKKLLSPEPFKKNGFTPKEFRIDSPKEFNEQKEKLLSTVNRFKRGAIKDTVHPFFGNMTEDQWGQLQYKHLDHHLQQFGV; from the coding sequence ATGAAAAACTTATTTGATGACGGACCGCGTCAGGAAATAATTGAAAGAATAAATAAATTAACTCCGGAATCTAAGCAGCTTTGGGGCAAAATGAGTGTTTCGCAGATGCTTGCTCATAATGTAATTCCTATGGAACTTGCATTGCAAAATCCTAAACCTGCCAGGCAATTCATGGGAAAGATTTTCGGGGGAATGGTGAAGAAAAAGTTATTAAGTCCCGAGCCATTTAAGAAAAACGGATTTACTCCGAAGGAATTCCGGATAGACTCCCCAAAAGAATTTAACGAGCAAAAAGAAAAATTACTTTCAACTGTAAACAGATTTAAGAGGGGAGCAATAAAGGATACCGTACATCCATTCTTCGGAAACATGACTGAAGACCAATGGGGTCAGCTTCAATACAAACATCTGGACCATCACTTACAGCAGTTTGGAGTATAA
- the nusB gene encoding transcription antitermination factor NusB, translating to MPQTRRHIRIKVMQILYAQSMNGDPIEMVMKDLLSDVEDKENKQFAEDLIHYILDNLKTIEEIVDKKVENWEAERMAYLDKVILKIGVAELLNFPEIPPKVTINEAIEIAKDFSSKSSGKFVNGVLDAILEDLKKEDKLNKTGRGLLNLEKKGGGKK from the coding sequence ATGCCGCAAACCCGAAGACATATCAGAATTAAAGTGATGCAGATTTTATACGCGCAATCTATGAACGGTGACCCGATTGAGATGGTGATGAAAGATTTATTATCCGATGTAGAGGACAAGGAGAACAAACAATTTGCAGAGGACCTTATTCACTACATTCTTGATAATCTGAAAACGATTGAAGAAATAGTTGATAAAAAAGTTGAGAACTGGGAAGCGGAAAGAATGGCTTATCTGGATAAGGTGATTTTGAAAATCGGTGTGGCCGAGCTGTTAAATTTTCCTGAAATCCCTCCGAAAGTAACTATCAATGAAGCGATTGAAATTGCAAAGGATTTTTCTTCCAAAAGCAGCGGGAAATTTGTGAACGGAGTGCTTGATGCAATACTTGAAGATCTTAAAAAAGAAGACAAGCTGAACAAGACAGGCAGGGGATTATTAAATCTTGAGAAGAAGGGCGGAGGTAAGAAGTAA
- a CDS encoding T9SS type A sorting domain-containing protein, with protein MKRFFSLTVLIFLFSSASIFAQDTIKIMAWNLLGYKAAPSSRDQYFRKVIKAVNPDIIVVNEIDGQSTVTGFLNNCANYYTPGLYTATTYINGFDTDNALYFKSTKLQFILNYAISTPQGRDINLFVMKDIVQNVTFNVLGCHLKAGSTATDYTRRAGEVTALRTFTNSQAPGTYNIIVGDFNMYASTDSAYKVLTAVTPGNTGHFIDPDPLTGTWNNFNYRAHHTQSTRTRQLSDSGSTGGMDDKFDLVLFSKGIADGTGSVTYIPNSYKGYGNDGNHYNDSINKRPNTAVPDSIADALYYASDHLPSVSQFRIYAGVSVSQISSIVPDKIELKQNYPNPFNPETKIKFDIPQNGYVRLSVYNSLGQKITDLVSQNLSAGEYESDWNAKDFASGIYIYRLETENFTQTKQMLLIK; from the coding sequence ATGAAAAGATTCTTCTCACTCACAGTACTGATATTTTTGTTTTCATCGGCAAGTATTTTTGCTCAGGATACAATTAAAATAATGGCCTGGAATTTACTGGGATATAAAGCAGCCCCAAGCTCTCGTGACCAGTATTTCCGGAAAGTAATCAAAGCTGTCAACCCTGATATTATAGTAGTAAATGAAATTGACGGACAAAGCACTGTTACAGGATTTTTAAACAACTGCGCAAATTATTACACTCCGGGATTATATACTGCAACTACTTATATAAACGGATTTGATACTGATAATGCGCTGTATTTCAAATCTACAAAGCTGCAATTTATCTTGAACTATGCAATCAGTACTCCGCAGGGAAGAGATATAAATCTTTTTGTAATGAAAGACATTGTACAGAATGTCACTTTTAACGTTCTTGGCTGCCACTTAAAAGCCGGCTCTACAGCAACTGATTATACTCGCAGAGCAGGAGAAGTAACGGCATTAAGAACCTTCACAAATTCACAAGCTCCGGGAACTTACAATATTATTGTCGGCGATTTTAATATGTATGCTTCAACCGATTCTGCATATAAAGTACTTACTGCTGTAACTCCGGGAAATACAGGACATTTTATTGACCCAGACCCCCTGACAGGCACATGGAATAATTTTAATTATCGGGCTCACCATACACAATCTACAAGAACACGACAGCTTTCGGATTCGGGTTCGACAGGAGGAATGGATGATAAATTTGACTTAGTTTTGTTTTCTAAAGGAATTGCAGACGGAACAGGTTCTGTAACTTACATTCCAAACTCATATAAGGGATACGGTAATGACGGCAACCATTACAATGATTCTATAAATAAGCGGCCAAATACTGCCGTGCCCGATTCGATTGCAGATGCTTTATACTATGCATCGGATCACCTGCCGAGCGTATCGCAGTTCAGAATTTATGCGGGAGTTTCAGTAAGTCAGATTAGTTCAATTGTGCCCGATAAAATTGAACTGAAGCAGAATTATCCTAACCCTTTCAATCCCGAAACAAAGATAAAATTTGATATTCCTCAAAACGGATATGTAAGACTAAGTGTTTATAATTCACTGGGGCAAAAGATAACAGACCTGGTTAGTCAGAATTTATCAGCTGGGGAATATGAATCTGACTGGAATGCAAAAGATTTTGCCAGCGGAATTTATATTTACAGACTGGAGACTGAAAATTTTACCCAGACTAAACAGATGCTTTTAATAAAGTAA
- a CDS encoding cupin domain-containing protein, with protein MSEQNNYNILPGVKFQHLETIDVSKIVSENKEKWINHTLTKVNNGLVRLAIIEGEFHWHKHDNEDEFFFVLEGQLLMDIEENGERRTVELNPMQGITISKGVMHCPRAPQKTVIMLFENDGIISTGD; from the coding sequence ATGAGCGAACAAAATAATTATAATATTTTACCCGGTGTAAAATTTCAGCATCTGGAAACAATTGATGTATCAAAAATTGTTTCTGAGAATAAAGAGAAATGGATTAACCATACTCTGACAAAAGTAAACAACGGTTTAGTTAGACTTGCAATTATTGAAGGAGAGTTTCACTGGCATAAACATGATAACGAAGACGAGTTTTTCTTTGTGCTTGAAGGACAATTATTAATGGATATAGAAGAGAACGGTGAGAGAAGAACGGTTGAATTAAATCCTATGCAGGGAATTACAATATCAAAAGGTGTTATGCATTGTCCGCGCGCTCCTCAAAAAACTGTAATAATGCTTTTTGAAAATGACGGCATAATCTCAACAGGCGATTGA
- a CDS encoding T9SS type A sorting domain-containing protein, translating to MKITLTKGFLAILLALIANSFSFAQLSTPEVQSIYGGRINCISSYAKTTDTTRVFISTESANSVFYADVYSGSGTTTFGNFTVMPGLNSTANYGSDIQKIAADSASGYLFFIHQTGLLSSHPSSSTVNTISSGNINCLLVYRSYMFFIKNSTQFHYGTISSAGVYTESGSVTITPLSNPTIAINKTNNRIYVFGEGTTPGLVKSSTDYNAFTGATTFSTISLATLSASLTWKAFGIGPDGKLFVGGASSGKSVANSTNDGTTWTTVSTGITGTFGPNIVCAGTSSSYYVYFASCYSANMGTTWVNFGNTGLETHSNDGTNLVDPNKSSLIYLTSDQGIAASTNSGATIFEIDNGVEAVQVNDLDMNVSKTNAWIACKSGVRKVYNYQTTPVWSSAMFPNGDGSPYYSADMNINDTSTAYVGNVRVYKTTNNGSAWNRVFTAEDAPYNFTSSSSVEAIEVCPYDSKIVFAGYTQTSTSKGGLFYTTNSGSNWNQILLEAASTGQDVDVNDIVFSIEGTDTVAYVGVSYDLSSPQGVALYRLTKSGNNWTAAQNMDGTHTTVGYQIVATIIDVAVSVTGDTVYACGTDAGANHPIAYYKIISGTNKWSAFSVTGFPITPGMEGKSITVGPDTVFVAADNIVYYLTGNYSSATWHTGYTFPTGTEINVLYYDELIIGLETGLYAISSEFVLPVELASFTSAVSETNVELNWRTQGEQNNEGYDIERKSASNDWNKIGFVKGSGTANHEITYTYSDNNLATGRYSYRLKQKDYNGNFKYYYLTNEVIIGVPGKFNLAQNYPNPFNPVTKINFELPLNTNVKLAVYDVTGRMVSELISDKFYNAGYYTVEFNASALSSGVYFYKLTTNENNAIRKMVLIK from the coding sequence ATGAAAATAACACTTACAAAAGGATTTCTGGCGATTCTATTAGCACTGATTGCGAACTCGTTCTCATTCGCACAACTTTCAACACCTGAAGTTCAAAGCATATACGGCGGAAGAATTAATTGTATTTCCTCATATGCCAAAACGACAGATACAACACGCGTATTTATTTCCACAGAAAGCGCAAACTCTGTATTCTACGCTGATGTTTACAGCGGAAGCGGAACTACAACTTTCGGAAATTTCACAGTAATGCCCGGTCTCAATTCCACAGCAAACTATGGAAGCGATATTCAAAAAATTGCCGCAGATAGCGCCTCAGGATATTTATTCTTTATTCATCAGACCGGTTTGCTTTCTTCGCACCCTTCTTCTTCAACTGTTAATACTATCTCATCGGGAAACATTAACTGTTTACTTGTTTATAGGTCATATATGTTTTTTATAAAGAACTCAACACAATTCCATTATGGAACAATCAGTTCAGCAGGGGTTTATACAGAAAGCGGTTCAGTAACAATTACACCTCTTTCAAATCCGACAATTGCAATAAACAAAACCAATAACAGAATTTATGTTTTTGGTGAAGGCACTACTCCGGGATTAGTAAAATCATCAACTGATTATAATGCATTTACCGGAGCAACAACATTTTCAACAATATCTTTAGCAACGTTATCAGCCTCCCTTACCTGGAAAGCTTTTGGGATAGGTCCGGATGGAAAACTATTTGTAGGGGGGGCTTCCTCCGGTAAAAGTGTAGCCAATTCAACTAATGACGGAACTACATGGACTACAGTAAGTACAGGAATCACAGGTACATTTGGTCCTAATATTGTATGCGCAGGAACTTCATCAAGCTACTATGTTTACTTTGCCTCATGCTACAGTGCAAACATGGGTACTACATGGGTAAACTTCGGAAACACCGGACTGGAAACTCACTCAAATGACGGAACTAACTTAGTTGACCCGAACAAATCATCTTTAATTTATTTAACATCTGATCAGGGAATTGCTGCATCCACAAATTCAGGCGCAACAATTTTTGAAATAGATAACGGAGTTGAAGCGGTTCAGGTAAATGATTTAGACATGAATGTTTCAAAAACAAATGCATGGATAGCATGCAAATCGGGAGTAAGAAAAGTATATAACTACCAGACAACTCCTGTTTGGTCCAGTGCAATGTTCCCTAACGGCGACGGCTCACCTTATTACTCTGCCGATATGAACATCAATGATACAAGTACTGCATATGTGGGCAATGTAAGAGTTTATAAAACAACGAATAACGGAAGCGCATGGAACAGAGTATTTACTGCAGAAGATGCACCGTATAATTTCACAAGTTCAAGTTCAGTTGAAGCAATTGAAGTATGTCCTTATGATTCAAAAATTGTATTTGCTGGATATACACAGACATCTACAAGCAAAGGCGGATTATTTTATACAACAAATTCAGGTTCAAACTGGAACCAGATATTACTTGAAGCGGCTTCTACAGGTCAGGACGTTGATGTAAACGATATAGTTTTTTCTATCGAAGGAACTGATACAGTCGCATACGTCGGCGTATCCTATGACCTGTCTTCACCTCAGGGAGTCGCTTTATACAGACTTACAAAATCAGGAAATAACTGGACTGCCGCTCAAAATATGGACGGCACACATACAACAGTCGGATATCAGATAGTAGCCACTATAATTGACGTAGCGGTTAGTGTTACAGGTGATACTGTTTATGCATGCGGTACAGATGCCGGAGCAAATCATCCTATTGCATACTACAAAATTATTTCCGGTACAAATAAATGGTCAGCTTTTTCCGTAACAGGTTTCCCGATTACTCCCGGTATGGAAGGCAAATCTATTACTGTGGGACCTGATACTGTTTTTGTTGCAGCGGACAACATAGTATACTATTTAACAGGAAACTACTCTTCTGCTACGTGGCATACCGGATATACATTTCCAACAGGAACGGAAATAAATGTATTATACTATGATGAGTTAATTATAGGACTGGAAACAGGGCTATATGCTATCTCTTCAGAATTTGTTTTACCTGTTGAACTGGCTTCATTTACCTCTGCAGTTTCAGAAACAAATGTAGAGCTTAACTGGAGAACACAAGGTGAACAAAACAATGAAGGCTACGACATAGAAAGAAAATCGGCTTCAAACGACTGGAATAAAATTGGATTTGTAAAAGGCAGCGGAACAGCGAACCATGAAATAACTTATACATATTCCGATAATAATCTTGCAACAGGAAGATACTCTTACAGATTAAAACAAAAAGATTACAACGGAAACTTTAAATATTATTATCTCACAAATGAAGTTATAATCGGAGTGCCGGGTAAATTTAATCTTGCGCAAAATTACCCAAATCCGTTCAATCCGGTTACAAAAATTAACTTTGAACTGCCGTTGAATACAAATGTTAAGCTTGCTGTGTATGATGTTACAGGAAGAATGGTATCGGAATTAATTTCAGATAAGTTCTATAACGCAGGATATTACACAGTAGAATTCAACGCATCAGCGCTTTCATCCGGAGTTTATTTTTATAAATTGACAACTAACGAAAACAACGCCATCAGGAAAATGGTATTGATAAAATAA
- a CDS encoding transglutaminase family protein, protein MTEIKDTENLIKLLDDNDEYVYQHVRGKLMELGNDALPALLMSLTNDNPLLNERIKNIIDEIYFSEVDAKFKALSEKKENILEEAVFLIANYGYPEMDMNKYKNELDEMSTKLNLSIDKMKTNPLIPHDDPLQIIKIINHFLFYQQGYKGNTENFYEPENTFFNDVMDRKKGIPISLSILYLLVCKRLNLPTYGVNLPAHFIIKYVDERDEFYIDPYNNGIVISKSEAVKFLSRIGLTKEDFDSISFLKIADDKDIIKRSLNNLVNIYTRSGDTQKTEQLKKIMSYFE, encoded by the coding sequence ATGACAGAAATAAAAGACACAGAGAATCTTATAAAGCTTTTAGATGATAACGACGAGTATGTTTATCAACATGTAAGAGGCAAGCTGATGGAACTGGGCAATGATGCGCTCCCTGCATTATTGATGAGTCTTACGAATGATAATCCGTTATTAAATGAAAGAATAAAGAACATAATAGATGAGATTTATTTTTCTGAAGTAGATGCTAAGTTTAAAGCGCTTTCAGAGAAAAAAGAAAATATTTTGGAGGAAGCTGTTTTTCTCATTGCAAACTATGGCTATCCTGAAATGGATATGAATAAATATAAGAACGAGCTTGATGAAATGAGCACCAAGCTGAACTTATCAATTGATAAAATGAAAACAAATCCGCTGATACCGCATGATGACCCGCTTCAGATTATAAAAATAATAAATCATTTTTTATTTTATCAGCAGGGATATAAAGGCAATACTGAGAATTTTTATGAACCGGAGAACACGTTCTTTAATGATGTAATGGACAGGAAGAAGGGAATTCCTATCAGCTTATCTATTCTTTATCTTCTTGTATGCAAAAGGTTAAACCTGCCGACTTACGGAGTAAATCTGCCCGCACATTTTATTATAAAATATGTCGACGAGCGAGACGAGTTTTATATAGATCCCTACAATAATGGTATAGTGATCTCGAAAAGTGAGGCAGTAAAATTTTTAAGCAGAATTGGATTAACAAAAGAAGATTTTGATAGTATCTCATTTTTGAAGATTGCTGATGATAAAGATATTATTAAAAGGTCACTGAATAATCTTGTTAATATTTATACCCGCTCAGGCGATACTCAAAAAACGGAGCAGCTTAAAAAAATAATGAGCTATTTTGAATAG
- a CDS encoding dienelactone hydrolase family protein, whose product MKTFLIVLFSILPMIFINAQENHSCCDEDAVTKFSRLGNDKNFVAVHNEPGGFKLTNPAGTMITFNTPDGKTGNGYEVKASTPTNKYLLVFHEWYGLNDYIKQECESWAADLGVNVIGVDLYDGKVAKNNQEASQYVQSVETERGLNVIAGARDYAPADAIFGTIGWCFGGGWSCQAAILLGDRCKACVMYYGMPEENLDRLAKLTAPVYGIFALQDAHINQDIVKKFEANMNSLGKKITTKSYDAVHGFANPSNPKHDAAATADARALVTAFFNENFK is encoded by the coding sequence ATGAAAACATTTCTTATCGTGCTCTTCTCAATTCTGCCAATGATTTTTATTAACGCACAGGAAAACCACTCCTGCTGCGATGAAGATGCAGTAACAAAGTTCTCAAGACTTGGAAATGACAAAAACTTTGTTGCTGTGCATAATGAACCCGGCGGATTTAAATTAACAAATCCCGCCGGAACAATGATAACATTTAACACTCCCGATGGAAAAACAGGAAACGGCTACGAAGTTAAAGCAAGCACACCAACCAATAAATATCTTTTAGTATTTCATGAATGGTACGGACTAAACGATTATATAAAACAGGAGTGCGAATCATGGGCAGCAGATCTTGGTGTTAATGTAATAGGAGTAGATTTATACGACGGCAAAGTTGCAAAGAATAATCAGGAGGCATCACAATATGTTCAGAGTGTTGAAACAGAAAGAGGATTAAATGTTATTGCAGGCGCAAGAGATTATGCTCCTGCTGATGCAATCTTCGGAACTATAGGCTGGTGTTTCGGCGGCGGCTGGTCATGTCAGGCAGCAATATTACTGGGAGACAGATGCAAAGCTTGCGTAATGTATTACGGAATGCCTGAAGAAAATTTAGACAGGCTTGCAAAACTGACTGCTCCTGTTTACGGAATATTTGCTTTACAGGATGCTCATATAAATCAGGATATTGTTAAAAAATTTGAAGCTAATATGAATTCACTCGGAAAAAAAATCACAACAAAGAGTTACGATGCAGTTCATGGATTTGCAAATCCTTCAAATCCCAAGCATGATGCAGCAGCTACTGCGGATGCACGGGCGCTGGTAACGGCTTTCTTTAATGAAAATTTTAAATAA
- a CDS encoding M48 family metalloprotease — MSNFKGRLLIAVVVALIGVVTYFSKTETNPVTGEKQRVNLSVEQEITLGLQAAPQMIQEMGGEARDSKANAFIDKVGNNVVTKTEAGKSPFKFEFYLLADSKTINAFALPGGQIFITTGLYKLLKSEDQLAGVLGHEIGHVINRHASEQMAKQELTQQLVQATQVASGGYNAGMVAQYVGQMANLKYGRDDETESDKYGVKYLIQSGYKPEAMIEVMEILNEASGKNRSPEFLSTHPNPENRIQKIKEYIQQYKK; from the coding sequence ATGTCTAATTTTAAAGGCCGTCTCTTAATAGCTGTAGTTGTAGCACTGATAGGAGTTGTAACATACTTCAGTAAAACTGAAACCAATCCAGTAACCGGAGAAAAACAGAGAGTAAACCTAAGCGTTGAACAGGAAATAACTCTGGGTTTGCAGGCTGCACCGCAGATGATTCAGGAAATGGGCGGAGAAGCGAGGGACTCAAAAGCAAATGCCTTTATAGATAAAGTAGGAAATAATGTAGTTACAAAAACTGAAGCGGGAAAGTCACCTTTCAAATTTGAGTTTTATCTGCTTGCAGATTCAAAAACCATCAACGCTTTTGCATTACCTGGAGGACAGATTTTCATTACAACGGGTCTTTATAAATTGTTAAAATCAGAAGACCAGCTGGCAGGAGTTCTAGGTCACGAAATCGGACATGTTATCAATCGTCATGCATCGGAACAAATGGCTAAGCAGGAGCTTACTCAGCAGTTAGTTCAGGCAACCCAGGTTGCAAGCGGAGGTTATAATGCCGGAATGGTTGCTCAGTATGTCGGGCAAATGGCAAATTTAAAATATGGAAGAGACGACGAAACAGAATCAGATAAATACGGAGTAAAATATTTAATACAAAGCGGATATAAACCTGAAGCCATGATAGAAGTAATGGAAATACTGAACGAAGCATCGGGCAAAAACCGTTCACCGGAATTCCTCAGCACGCATCCGAATCCCGAGAACAGGATTCAAAAAATAAAAGAATATATTCAGCAATACAAGAAATAA